One genomic region from Motacilla alba alba isolate MOTALB_02 chromosome 5, Motacilla_alba_V1.0_pri, whole genome shotgun sequence encodes:
- the PPM1A gene encoding protein phosphatase 1A isoform X2 — translation MGAFLDKPKMEKHNAQGQGNGLRYGLSSMQGWRVEMEDAHTAVIGLPNGLDGWSFFAVYDGHAGSQVAKYCCEHLLDHITSNQDFKGPDGPPSVESVKNGIRTGFLQIDEHMRVISEKKHGADRSGSTAVGVMISPQHTYFINCGDSRGLLCRNRKVHFFTQDHKPSNPLEKERIQNAGGSVMIQRVNGSLAVSRALGDFDYKCVHGKGPTEQLVSPEPEVYEIERSEEDDQFIILACDGIWDVMGNEELCDFVRSRLEVTDDLEKVCNEIVDTCLYKGSRDNMSVILICFPNAPKVSPEAVKREAELDKYLESRVEEIIKKQGEGVPDLVHVMRTLATESIPNLPPGGELASKRSVIEAVYNRLNPYRNDDADSASTDDMW, via the exons ATGGGAGCATTTTTAGACAAGCCAAAGATGGAGAAGCATAACGCCCAGGGGCAGGGGAATGGGCTGCGCTACGGTCTGAGCAGCATGCAGGGCTGGCGCGTGGAAATGGAGGATGCGCACACGGCTGTGATTGGTTTGCCAAACGGACTTGACGGATGGTCGTTTTTTGCTGTCTATGATGGGCACGCTGGATCCCAGGTTGCCAAGTACTGCTGTGAGCATTTATTAGATCACATCACGAGCAACCAGGATTTTAAAGGGCCAGATGGGCCACCATCTGTGGAAAGTGTAAAGAACGGCATCAGAACAGGTTTTCTGCAAATTGACGAACACATGAGAGTCATCTCTGAGAAGAAGCATGGCGCAGACAGAAGTGGGTCAACAGCTGTGGGTGTCATGATTTCTCCCCAACACACGTACTTCATCAACTGTGGAGACTCGAGAGGTTTGCTCTGTCGAAACAGGAAAGTTCACTTCTTCACACAGGATCACAAACCAAGTAACCCGCTGGAGAAGGAGCGTATACAGAACGCAGGTGGCTCCGTCATGATTCAGCGTGTGAATGGCTCCCTTGCTGTTTCGAGGGCACTTGGGGACTTTGATTACAAATGTGTCCATGGGAAAGGTCCTACAGAACAGCTGGTCTCACCCGAGCCTGAAGTTTATGAAATTGAGAGATCAGAAGAAGATGATCAGTTCATCATCCTGGCTTGCGACGGTATCTGGGATGTTATGGGAAATGAAGAGCTGTGTGACTTTGTAAGATCCAGACTTGAAGTCACTGATGACCTTGAGAAAGTTTGCAATGAGATAGTTGACACCTGCTTGTACAAG GGAAGTCGAGACAACATGAGTGTGATATTGATCTGTTTTCCGAATGCACCAAAGGTATCACCAGAGGCGGTGAAAAGAGAGGCAGAGTTGGACAAGTACCTGGAAAGCAGAGTAGAAG AGATCATAAAGAAGCAGGGTGAAGGAGTGCCAGACTTAGTCCACGTGATGCGTACGTTAGCAACTGAGAGCATCCCAAACCTCCCGCCGGGGGGGGAGTTGGCAAGCAA
- the PPM1A gene encoding protein phosphatase 1A isoform X1: MGAFLDKPKMEKHNAQGQGNGLRYGLSSMQGWRVEMEDAHTAVIGLPNGLDGWSFFAVYDGHAGSQVAKYCCEHLLDHITSNQDFKGPDGPPSVESVKNGIRTGFLQIDEHMRVISEKKHGADRSGSTAVGVMISPQHTYFINCGDSRGLLCRNRKVHFFTQDHKPSNPLEKERIQNAGGSVMIQRVNGSLAVSRALGDFDYKCVHGKGPTEQLVSPEPEVYEIERSEEDDQFIILACDGIWDVMGNEELCDFVRSRLEVTDDLEKVCNEIVDTCLYKGSRDNMSVILICFPNAPKVSPEAVKREAELDKYLESRVEEIIKKQGEGVPDLVHVMRTLATESIPNLPPGGELASKRSVIEAVYNRLNPYRNDDASGLSRNCRKDGHSRL, encoded by the exons ATGGGAGCATTTTTAGACAAGCCAAAGATGGAGAAGCATAACGCCCAGGGGCAGGGGAATGGGCTGCGCTACGGTCTGAGCAGCATGCAGGGCTGGCGCGTGGAAATGGAGGATGCGCACACGGCTGTGATTGGTTTGCCAAACGGACTTGACGGATGGTCGTTTTTTGCTGTCTATGATGGGCACGCTGGATCCCAGGTTGCCAAGTACTGCTGTGAGCATTTATTAGATCACATCACGAGCAACCAGGATTTTAAAGGGCCAGATGGGCCACCATCTGTGGAAAGTGTAAAGAACGGCATCAGAACAGGTTTTCTGCAAATTGACGAACACATGAGAGTCATCTCTGAGAAGAAGCATGGCGCAGACAGAAGTGGGTCAACAGCTGTGGGTGTCATGATTTCTCCCCAACACACGTACTTCATCAACTGTGGAGACTCGAGAGGTTTGCTCTGTCGAAACAGGAAAGTTCACTTCTTCACACAGGATCACAAACCAAGTAACCCGCTGGAGAAGGAGCGTATACAGAACGCAGGTGGCTCCGTCATGATTCAGCGTGTGAATGGCTCCCTTGCTGTTTCGAGGGCACTTGGGGACTTTGATTACAAATGTGTCCATGGGAAAGGTCCTACAGAACAGCTGGTCTCACCCGAGCCTGAAGTTTATGAAATTGAGAGATCAGAAGAAGATGATCAGTTCATCATCCTGGCTTGCGACGGTATCTGGGATGTTATGGGAAATGAAGAGCTGTGTGACTTTGTAAGATCCAGACTTGAAGTCACTGATGACCTTGAGAAAGTTTGCAATGAGATAGTTGACACCTGCTTGTACAAG GGAAGTCGAGACAACATGAGTGTGATATTGATCTGTTTTCCGAATGCACCAAAGGTATCACCAGAGGCGGTGAAAAGAGAGGCAGAGTTGGACAAGTACCTGGAAAGCAGAGTAGAAG AGATCATAAAGAAGCAGGGTGAAGGAGTGCCAGACTTAGTCCACGTGATGCGTACGTTAGCAACTGAGAGCATCCCAAACCTCCCGCCGGGGGGGGAGTTGGCAAGCAA